Genomic DNA from Peribacillus sp. FSL H8-0477:
GCTTCAACTCGATAATCTTATCATACCCCTCTTGCCCATTACTTGCCTCCCCAACAATAGAAACGCCAAGGGCTGTCCAGTCAATTGTATAGAGGAGACCTTGACGAATCATCCGTTCATCTTCAACAATCAACAGGTTTATCATGCTTTATCCTCCTTGTTGATAGGAATCTTAATGAGAAATAGACTTCCTTTTCCTTTTTCACTAAAAATTCTTACACCATAAGATGTTCCATATTTCAGTTGAATTCTTCTATGTACATTATAGATTCCTATATGATTCGAGTGATTAGCAGATGATTGTAATAATCTACGTATCTTTTGCAGACGTTCAGCTGTAAAACCAATGCCTGTATCTGCGATGATAATCAGTAAACTTTTCTTAGTTTTTGATAGTTTAATCGTAATACGCAGTTCACTAACTTCATCAATTCCATATTTTATTGCGTTCTCTACTAATGGCTGTGTAATCAACTTAGGAATACTATACTCCTCAAGCTCTACAGGAAGATCAATGGTATAATGGAGCCTTTCTTCAAACCGATATTTTTGTATTTCTAAATAATCTTTTATATACAGTAAATCATGTTTGATTGGGCTGTTTTGTTCGGTATTATTGATAGAATATCTAAGGATAGAAGAAAGCATTAGCAGCAGTTGTTCAGCCGAACTAGGATTCAATCGAATCATAAATTTAATATTTTCAAGTGTGTTAAATAAAAAATGAGGATTAAATTGCATCTGAAGTTCCTTCAATTCAGCTTCTGTCTTACGGACCAGAATTTCTTTGTTTTCCGATAATAAGCTGTCCCTATACTGGATCATTTCATTCAAATAATAATTAATGTATTCTAATTCGTCATTATCTTCTAACTTTTTATATCCTTTATATGTCCCTTCGTTTACCTCCGAAATAGTCGAAAGAATCGTGTCAATGGATTTTGTTTTTCGTTTAGCTGCATTGTTTGCAAATAATCTTGTAATGCCTATTAACAATATACTGATTACCAATAACCCTAAAAAACCAATGATATATAGTTTATTAATTAACCCCATATATCGAATAGAATGTACACGTAATTCGTCATTAACAATATCTGTTGTTGCCACATTATATTCCTTTTCGTTGAAAGTCATCATTTTACCGCTGCCGAGAATAAGAGATTTCTTCGATGTGAAGAGCTGATTACCAAAAGGGTCAGTGATGACTATATCCGTGTAATAGGATTCTTCGAAAAAACGCTTTAAATAGGTAGATTGTAAATCAAAAATAATAAATCCAACCACTTCTTCACCCTTATATACAGGGGTTGTCAGCTTTAAAAAAGCATAATCTAACAGTTCAGTATCTTTTTCTTTATAAATCGTAATTTCATCTTTTGGCTTCAGATGAAGTGAAGCTAAATATTGCTTATGGTATATCTTTATTGCTGAGTTTTGATAAGCATTGGTCAATACAACATCACCATCTCGACTAACAATATAAAAATTGCTTTTTAAATGGTGATTGGCCACAATTTGATACAACTCTTCATAAGTATGAGTGTGCATTTTTTTACTTTCAAAAACAGAAGACAGGTTGGGGTTTGCTTGCAAAATCCGCATATCTTCTTTATAAGAAACAATTTCTTTTGTTAGAAAATCAGATAATTCCTTGTTTTTATTTACTAAATCATGATTGCCGATATAAATCCCAATCGAAAAAAACAATTGAAAAAATAACGCTGTCACTAAGACAGTTGGAATGATGGCAAATAGTAAAAGAGAACGGCTCAATTTTTCACGATACATTTTTTTTATTGACAATTTATCTTTCATTCTAAAAACTCCAAACTGCACTGCGCATCGTTTCATGTGGTATTACCATAGTATAATTATATATCCCTATAATGACTAGACTTATTTTTCCAACAATTCTGTCAGAAGGAACAAAGACACCTCAGAATTATTATGAGGTGTCAAAAGTTTAAATACTAATTTCTTTTGATTTACTAAATTTAAAGAAAATTAATAAAGTAATAATCGTCGTTATAGTCAATATCGTTGACAATGCTGCTGCTGTACCGTAACTTGCACGGATAACTTCGGAATAAATCGCTACTGACATGGTCCTAGTACTTCCTGTATAAAGGATGATAGAAGAACTCAGTTCATTAATGACCGTTATCCAACTTAAAAGGGCACCTGCTAACACACCAGGCATCATTAATTTTGCCGTTATATTGATAAAGGTTTTAAATTGAGAGTACCCTAGACTGATAGAAGCTTCCTCCAGACTCGGA
This window encodes:
- a CDS encoding sensor histidine kinase, yielding MKDKLSIKKMYREKLSRSLLLFAIIPTVLVTALFFQLFFSIGIYIGNHDLVNKNKELSDFLTKEIVSYKEDMRILQANPNLSSVFESKKMHTHTYEELYQIVANHHLKSNFYIVSRDGDVVLTNAYQNSAIKIYHKQYLASLHLKPKDEITIYKEKDTELLDYAFLKLTTPVYKGEEVVGFIIFDLQSTYLKRFFEESYYTDIVITDPFGNQLFTSKKSLILGSGKMMTFNEKEYNVATTDIVNDELRVHSIRYMGLINKLYIIGFLGLLVISILLIGITRLFANNAAKRKTKSIDTILSTISEVNEGTYKGYKKLEDNDELEYINYYLNEMIQYRDSLLSENKEILVRKTEAELKELQMQFNPHFLFNTLENIKFMIRLNPSSAEQLLLMLSSILRYSINNTEQNSPIKHDLLYIKDYLEIQKYRFEERLHYTIDLPVELEEYSIPKLITQPLVENAIKYGIDEVSELRITIKLSKTKKSLLIIIADTGIGFTAERLQKIRRLLQSSANHSNHIGIYNVHRRIQLKYGTSYGVRIFSEKGKGSLFLIKIPINKEDKA